tATAATTCAACTTTTTGTCTTAACATTTTTTCCTCAACTCGAGATTAGGATACTGCATTCATTCAACATAGGTAATCATTTGTGAATGTAAAGTTTGTCACACctgtttaaaaaatagttaatcaAGCAATTGAAGTTTGACCtccgttcttttttttttgaaagtaattatGAGGCTAAACCGAaagtattgacaaaaaaaaacatcaaaatattctAGATTTTTCGAATCAGAGttgagtaaatattttttttttttctgtttaaccCCCACCCCCCTCCATaccatctttctaaaaattctaattCATGCCCTTATTTCGTATTTCATTGCAGCTCATCAAAATCCAACACCAAAATtcgatttgataaaaattttatGATAAAACCGACGACGGTGCCGGAATAACTCATTTGATAACCAACATCATCATCACCTTTTGCTGCAAAGATGCTTTATCCGAAGTTTCCCCGTCGCACACTGGCCCTCATACTCTTTTGTATGGTAATCACACTTGGAGCAGTTGGATCGATATTCTTAATCTATTTCTTCAATGAAAACAGTACTCCTCTCTTTGATACTCCATCACTGAAATCGGTATATGTTGATGATAAGACAAGTCAACAATATCGACAAAATTTACTCGAAAAGAACGAATACAAATCGGATTCGGAACTTTTGAGTATTTATTCGAATTATGTCGAAAACGATcaaattcgaattgaaaatagCAGTTTGTCAATATTGAAAGCTGCCCAAGAATTTGCCGCTGGTGCAGCAGCTGCTGATGAGCGTAAGAAACAAGCTCAAGCTGTTTCCACAAAAAAGAGCATCAATATGAAGGGACAGAAGGACACTTATGCAGCAAGTTCTGATACTATTTACATTGATGATTTCGAAAGACCAACCTACAGCAGTAAGAGTCGTGGGGAATTGGGTGATATTGACTATTTCGATACGATTCTGGTCGATCATAAGGTGGTGGGCAGTAAAATGCCAACGGTTGAGAAATTTAGCAGTGTCCAAATTGAAGAAGCTGCCCCTTCAATTGTCTACAAGACCAGAATCATTTCGGAGGTTTCGAACAGTGATGGCAATGAGAGTGAACTCAAACccagaatcaacaacaaacgacGTTGGGACAAAAACAAGCTCCTGAAGTTGAGAAAAGACGACGATGTCTACGATTCGGAAGTCGAAACAGCCGGCAGTGGCAGTGGTGACTTCTTCGACGACACTGAAGTCAATGAGGTCTTCATAAAGCAGCTTAGCTCGAGGGCAAACAAGAAGGAAAAATCATCTCGAAAGTCGTCAAAAATGAACAATATGCGCAGAAAAAAGAAGCACCGCGTCTTCATCAGAGTCGGTGACAAATTCATCTCATCTTCACCAACACTTTCGACAATGTCATCTGAGGACGAAATTCGATCCAACTGGTCCTACCAGAGGAACTTCAAGAAACTATCTTCATACCCAACAAATCCAACAATTCATTACTCAGAGCCGTTGTCATCAGGAAATAAGAAATTGCTCGTCCCAGCAGCAGTCTTCACCAACACTGGCGGCAGCAATTCACCAACATCTCCGTACAATGATAATTTTCAATCACAATTGGAACTGAGTGAAGTCGGATCGACACCAATAGTAAAGAACTCCGAAGGCCCTCTAACCAATTTGCGAGACATAAGTGTAGCCTCTTCCGGGGCAGCTGAGAACAATGAGGCGTGGATTGAGACCCGAACCCGGCGCATCATGGGCAATGTGAAGAAAAGTGAAGAACGCTCCCGCCAGCTACTCCTCTGCGAAGAAGCCGGTGGTGGTGAATTATGCCGAATGTTATTTAAGGGTCATATCAATGATTaagttaacaaaacaaaatttgcacaaataaaaacagaaaaaataaatgtatgtaactaaaaaaataagaaactgaAAAATACTAAGGTGTGTTAGAAAAAACAAtgttagaaaaaataaagaagcttTTTACATatcttaattcataaaaatatataattaaatcgATATAAGAAGCAGAAATGATTTGGTTTGtgtagcaaacaaaaatttaatttaaaaaaacagtacgcACGAGGTTGCATAAAAATAGACTTGATCGTAGTTTGCATACAAACATtccagaattaaatttaaaattgatgtaaataaaaaaaattgattcttaaaaaaataacaacaccaGATTCAAAGTTAGTATGATTTCGAAGGTATATGGAAACGAAACGATGGGGGAAGGGTGAAGGGTGGGCTGTTTTGGGTCGAAAAACGTATACACTCCGAAAAATATTAAAGGACTTCTAGGATATAGACAGAGTATTTTTAGGACCGATAAGATTTGAGAATATTTTAAAGGGTACAAGATCTTAAGAAGAGTCAAAGAGACGATTCTTGTCTTTTTCAGAACCTCGAAATTCTGTCCTATTCGTATTCATCTTATCCACGAAAACAGAATGCTTAAATATCTTAGAGTGATATTATTGGATGTGTAAAAGAATCATATCAAGTTGACTTAAGATACTTTGTCAAGTGCAAATCAAACAACATTACCCTCAAGTCAACTTGAGTTAAGACATAACAAAACTTTGATGTGCGAAAAAGGCAAATAATTTTACGTGAATACAGAACTTTGTAACACTTTGACACTTTTAAATCATCTACAAAAATTAGGCAAACTATGTTTTTATCCAAGACTATTAACATTTGTACATTATTTTTCACAACGAATTCAAATAATCTTCAAATTTGTCCTTAAAAAACGTATATTTTCGTCAAGAAATTGTAGGATCTcttgtataattttgaaaatagacTTTTTATCGATTCAGTTgtaaaaagtgaaacaaaatttcacaTTAGATCCGTAAGACATTGTATATAAGAATGCTATAAATTGTTTAACGGATATAATGGATCTGACAGAAATTTGACGAATTAGAAACCATTAAttctttgatgttaaaaaaaaggatttaagtcGGAAACTGGTCACACAGACTCAATGAACTAAAGAcgttaatatcaaaacaaatatgaaattttCTGTCTTATTGTCTAAagactaaattaaataaatagttgtTCTAGACTAAGGAAACAAAAAAGCTTtcacataaaatcaaaaacctacCAGCAATTCTTCAACTTAAGACCTTTTTACCTAACGTCAAAGAATTTATGACCCATCATTTGAAGCCATTTCATATATGTCATTTAGGAAACATAGAAAATATGGCACGATAAAATGTTAACTTGTTTCAATTAAAGATTTAGAACATAAGCTATATTTAGAGCCGTTTAGCATAAGCTCAGCAAAGCTCCATCCAGGGCTCATACTTGCTTAGTTTATCTGAAAAAAAGTCTTCTATTAAAAGATCCTAACTATAGCTGACCTAAGTTTTGGTTCtcaacagttttttaaacaGTTAAAAATGGTCAAACTTTGTTgggtaaattataaaattagaaTCACTATTTTACCTGGCGAATAATGTATTAGCTGTcgaatgatttaattttaattttagtttagcattttaagatttaaacgGTTCGACGCTGATCAACAGTATTTAGTGTGTTTTGCGAGTTGTTGAAATAACTAgaccgtacttctttaaaaacgaaGGTGGACAAATCGAGGACCGCTATAGAGCTATGAATACTGACTTTTTTGCGCAGGAGAAATTGTTTCAACAATCAGGTGCAACGTGCCACACAACTCGTGCCACAATTGAATCATTAAAGGAAACGTTTGGTAACCACATAGTTTCACCTTACGGAAACGTGAATTGGCTTCCAAGATTGTATGATTTACCGCCACTTGACTATTTCCCGTGGGCATAGGTGAATGTGATTCTAAGTTTGTTTCGTATGGTTTGCAGTTTAAAGGCTAGAGCTTACCTCTTTTCGAACAGATTGTCGATATCATATCTGAACTTAGATCATCACGGAAATAATTCTTAATTCCCAGGCCATGTTGGAGATGCTTTTACATCAATCTTCTTTGGCTATCTTGGATTTAGTCGAGGACCCAAACTTTTCAATGAGTCCATGTTTGTGCACTGTCCATTTGttagttaattaaattatttgtagtCAAGATGGAGCTTTAGAGTGTATATGAACAATGTTGGTAATCCGGTCTACGTGTTTAGTATACAGTTTGACATGCTATATGAAAATCTGGACATTTTATTGATAAACTATCTTAAGAGTTTTTCCACTTCTTCATACTACATAGCACATAATGGCTCGAACCACTGCTTTACATATTCTATGTTTAGAGCTTGGCACaatattttcacttttgaaaatttaactcCAGTTGCTGTTAATTGCTCCTGTTGCCtctttcagcttttttttcaagtgaGTCTTGAAGGTGTTAGCATGACGCAAAGATATTTATTCTATAACCTTTTCTAATTCGTTTCTCCAATACCTCTTATCATTTCATACTTTTGATTTTCTCGTGCTTTGCTTTAGGTTCCATAAGTCACAATATTGTGTACACTGAGATTAtccaagaagaaagaaaaaaagtagtgGACAAAGGAGGCATCCTTGTTTTACTCCTGTTTCGCTTTTCTATTTCAATGGTGCCCCTTTTAAGTCTACAAAGAACgcttatagttttttgtttcctttttctaGATGGGGTCGGGCAAAACTTGTGCGGATGAATAATTGTCTACTGTGAAATAGTACTTATAGAATCCGGCTTGGTATTCCTTGGGTAGATTATTTTCATCTACCCAATTAATAAGTCTTTCCAACACTCCTGAAAAGATCTTTGTAACAGCACGACGTTAAGAAAAGATACACCTTAATAGTTATTTGGGTCGGTTGGATCTCTTTTCTTCAGTATAGGATGTTTTTCCTGAAGAATTTTGGTACCTCACCACAGTCGTAAAATCAGTTGTTAAACCTTCAAGAAATGAGTTAGTTGCGTTTCATTCTTTACAATGATTCTAGATACTTGTGATTGGGTAAATTGTTGGTCTTTGGTATCGTTGATTATAAATGGTTCTGCGAATTGGATGGGGATGCCAATTGCTTGTCTATTCAGGATGTTTTTGAAGATCTCAGCTAGAGATTGAACATCTACTTTTATGGAGGATCCATAGCCTTGTTTGTTTTGTgctgtttaaaaaattcagaaatCAAAACTTTGTTGGCTAAGCCTCTTACGttaaatgatacaaaaaatcggcagcaatttttttttaaatcatcgaAAATTGGACCTTCTAATAAGAGGCAGTCGTAGCGATTATATGCGAAAAATCATAATTATACTTCTAGAAAGAAGATTATCTTGCGAATAAAGCCATTTATAGAGTTCCAGACCGCACTGAAACTTATCAAACGGATCACTTTGAGCAAACGCAGTTCTAACTTGATTATGGCATAAGAGTTGTTAATGATAATTATGAAccacagttttttgaaaatatattaaggGTGAGCCAAATACAAgtttgtttatacaaataacttcaacaaatacttaattttttttactgttttatggataaacaaaaacaaacaaacatattttaaattttgttttaattttttttaaatttgtattgtatcaaaattttaaaactatcttaaaactAGAATTCTTAAACATCtattgtaaatttcaaaaagttaaaaaaaacatcttactTGCCCTTTGCGggtgctctaagttaatccattatcttataactactgcTTTTCggcctaaaaacaattttaatactaaataacgAGAACTTAATCATatttctgtcgaaatacaagtactgatcgaaccagatgccaaggtactttactacacttttgttcgccagtggctgtcgatttggtccaacgatcttGAGGCTCCATAGagcctgaacagaatagtttcgcatttctgaatgtTGGTTTTCAACTTCctgtcatcgcaatattgctgaatcttgtggATGTCACCCTGCAAAATTGTCTTGATAACCACAATTTGTGGGGCCGTTCTGCTAGCAATTAGGTGGTCGTTGGTgtacgctattgcctgagttagacttgctatcagatcactggtgtaaatgctgaataagatcggcaagttaaccgctccctgttgaagaccatttttaatatcaaagattttggtagatgttacattgccaattttgacaataagccgtctaccattaagcatatacaacagtggtttacttatgccaagtctgtttaactttagatacagaccctttaaccatacggtgtcgaaggccttctccaagtcaaccagacaagcacccgtacattttcttttagatttggtccactggatatcagaaacaagcttggacgcagcatgaatagtgtcatgttCCGCCTCAAAGCccaactgattatccggaataattttgttgttctcagcccacttggacagagctctatttaCAACCTTCTCGAATACCTGACTGATACTTGGCAGcagacttatcgaccggaggTTCACCGGactggagttgtcctttcccttctTCGACAGAGGATGTACCACAGCTATTTTCCAACggactggataatatgcattattcagaacgttTTTGAAgagagtggtataaatgtccacaCCTTCCTGAGGTGAATGTCGTAGTACAATGTTATATATACCACCGACAcctgctgtttttttttctttaatgaatcgaagatTAGCTGGAGTTTCATATTCGTGACTAATATGGTATAAGCCCCGTTTTGCTTagcgattatggcattttttCAGGGCTCTATTCTCCAGGTCGTGATAGGGCGAATGCCAGAatcttgtacacttgctggaaagccgCCCAACCGGCTCTGCTTTCTCCTGCGGATCTTGACAACAAAGAAGTCATCGTCCAAGACGGTGCGTCTCCTGGATCAATTCCTGCTGTTagaagtacgtctctgttttctgtCATCCTCTAAAGCTTAAGACAAGGAAGGTCGGAAACATACTCGGGTCACTAGAATTAACGACCTGAATTTTCTTTTCCCAgtacaaattaatgtttaatcgGTAGTTTTCTTTGATCAATTTGCTTACGGTTTTTCTAGACGACTTCAATATCCTTATCTCTAGATTTTTTTGCTAAACCTTCCATACAAACGTTTAAGCCTTGTCAGAAGTCCGCTTTTGTGTGAAACATTCCTCTGTTTGCTTTGAAGTAGCGCATTCTATTACTACAAGTTCCTATAAATTTGTTAATGTTGTTTTccagaaaaagaaaccactatAACACCCACCCTGTAGATATAACCAAATCAAGCTTgaacttaataaaaaacaacaaaatattccaTGTTGTACAAGACTATcggaacaaattttaacaattcgAGATGATACAAAAATGGTTTCTAATTCAAAAATTCTCAGAAACTGAAATTCACTCAcagttttgaagattttttaaagaaaataatcattttcaatattaaagttaaaacccCTATTACACAACTACGATACCGAAAATATCAACCCCAACGTTTTAATTTATAgtcaatgttaaaataaaatcataaaaaaatataacatttaaatatatttaatgactgtatttaagtttaattagattttatcaaaaattcttgAACGAAAAATTCTCTGGTTATTCCGTGAGGTGATGTACGTTTAAAAATTTCCCAAAACGCATACCCTTGTTTTTATACTATGACTAACTtctgtttattaatttattaagtaTATAAAgtgatgtttttaaatttaagtatcaGTCGAAAATAAAGTACTTTTTTATACACACTCCATTAAACGctaaattcaaaatgaagaattcaaagtttttagttatttttttggctTTAATCGTATTGGTTTCAACGGTTTTTACAACTGAAATGAGAAGTTCAAAATCCTATCAAAAGGATGTTGGTAAGAGTGAATATCGTgggaaaaaaagttataaacattATCGTTGTCGTCTTGGAAACCATCATGATTTCCGTCATCAAAGCCAGCATTATTCATCGGAAAAACCAAGTACAATGGCGGTGTCTAAGAAgccagaaaaattgaaaaccaaattttaaaaccgTTTTAACAATGAACACGGgctatttttctcaaatgtaCCTTAAGCTACATATCTATTAAAAAACAGTCCGAATTGTTATAATTATACTtcagatattttaaatatataatttaatggaaaattatacacaaattgtgtttgtttttttttataagcatatttttatgttattatttatcaacataatttattgttttgggAAAGTTTAAgccaaatataataaaaatgttgtacataaattaaatgttttgctTCTGAAGATGGAACttattttcaatgaatttaagaacgaataaataaaaaaccggTCCAACATCATAAGTTCAATAATAATGTCATTCTCTCAATCAGAGCTttcaatggaaagttgactgcattcttaaaatgcaaaataagaCGAAAGTAACAAGTTAATTTTTCAGATGtcaataatttcaaactttaactttaatttaccAGCTGCTCGAGTTGGACAAAGATGAAAAAGGATCAACGTATAGCTTACAGCGCAATTACACCAAGACTGGAGCCAAAGCGTTTTTGTAATTGCGCTTGTCACGTCTTGAGGTCaagaagtagtacccgtggcatgatggttagtgcgttggactgttgaatatggcgtcgacctgctggctactgaaaagccatcatattcaagaagcggctcctttctggatattttgctgtacgacaccagactaacaattacagacaaagtgggtgaTCACCCTCAAAAccgcttacagacagtcgagtaggtacgacagtgatcactgcggactggctgctgtaatgcagattccgaacgaacgagtggagttggaggaatacgttgcaatgCACTCTTACAATtgcagtaagatgcgttggtatcgtttcaccaacgccttagcgagagaacttagttcgagtgacatagccccaccaaacaacagaaacctgacaaatacataaattgcctaacatttacaacagatggacgaaacagtaaaacgaacgatggaaaggacaataccaaagaaCGGGaacaaatggacgcttacagaaacgcgactattgacgcactacgtaggcacaagagtggcttactgacaagactcaaaaacttgtacagacgacttacacatccacacgacttggaggttaggacactgaagtcgtcaataaaaatggCAATCTGTTGATTatggagaactacaggttatta
This window of the Eupeodes corollae chromosome 3, idEupCoro1.1, whole genome shotgun sequence genome carries:
- the LOC129951729 gene encoding uncharacterized protein LOC129951729, which gives rise to MLYPKFPRRTLALILFCMVITLGAVGSIFLIYFFNENSTPLFDTPSLKSVYVDDKTSQQYRQNLLEKNEYKSDSELLSIYSNYVENDQIRIENSSLSILKAAQEFAAGAAAADERKKQAQAVSTKKSINMKGQKDTYAASSDTIYIDDFERPTYSSKSRGELGDIDYFDTILVDHKVVGSKMPTVEKFSSVQIEEAAPSIVYKTRIISEVSNSDGNESELKPRINNKRRWDKNKLLKLRKDDDVYDSEVETAGSGSGDFFDDTEVNEVFIKQLSSRANKKEKSSRKSSKMNNMRRKKKHRVFIRVGDKFISSSPTLSTMSSEDEIRSNWSYQRNFKKLSSYPTNPTIHYSEPLSSGNKKLLVPAAVFTNTGGSNSPTSPYNDNFQSQLELSEVGSTPIVKNSEGPLTNLRDISVASSGAAENNEAWIETRTRRIMGNVKKSEERSRQLLLCEEAGGGELCRMLFKGHIND